From Candidatus Cloacimonadota bacterium, the proteins below share one genomic window:
- the zapA gene encoding cell division protein ZapA — MMKSVEVEIYGRKFHLRSDNLKETQAVAAAVDAELEQLREQYENLDFTKLLLLLLLKKQNEISSLKQRSAEMEKELERLNQMVSNIVGEI; from the coding sequence ATGATGAAATCGGTTGAAGTTGAGATATATGGCCGCAAATTCCACCTGCGTTCGGACAACCTGAAAGAGACACAGGCCGTGGCGGCCGCTGTCGACGCGGAATTGGAACAACTGCGCGAACAGTATGAAAATCTTGACTTCACGAAACTTTTGCTTCTGCTTCTTTTGAAGAAACAGAATGAGATTAGCTCCCTGAAACAACGGTCCGCCGAAATGGAGAAGGAACTTGAACGCCTGAACCAGATGGTGAGCAACATCGTCGGGGAGATCTAA
- a CDS encoding TIGR00282 family metallophosphoesterase, protein MKLLFFGDVFGKPGRQILYDQLPGLKAEFGPDFIIINGENLADGRGLTEKTVKPLFQAGVDIVTGGNHLWDRSEAWDFIGHNPAIVKPLNFPATAPGNTVCTLRKGEMELIVLTLCGQIYMPPCDSPFTTLERWFEDNPGHEGRCVLVDFHAESTAEKRALGWFADGHISALIGTHTHIQTADEEILPQGTAYITDAGMTGPHDSVIGVRKDIILNKFHHGLPSRYETSNLGLQVNAVYLELNPATGKAWKIERLRRQVKLTASEGE, encoded by the coding sequence ATCAAACTCCTCTTCTTCGGCGACGTTTTCGGCAAGCCTGGCCGCCAAATCCTCTATGACCAGCTGCCTGGCCTAAAAGCCGAGTTCGGACCGGACTTCATCATCATCAACGGTGAAAACCTTGCCGATGGGCGAGGCCTCACCGAAAAAACAGTGAAACCACTCTTCCAAGCAGGAGTGGACATTGTTACCGGCGGGAACCACCTCTGGGACCGCAGCGAAGCCTGGGATTTCATCGGCCACAACCCCGCCATCGTCAAACCCCTCAATTTTCCCGCAACGGCGCCTGGGAACACTGTCTGCACCTTGCGCAAGGGCGAAATGGAACTAATTGTTCTCACCCTCTGCGGCCAGATCTACATGCCACCCTGCGATTCGCCTTTTACGACTTTGGAACGCTGGTTTGAGGACAATCCCGGCCATGAGGGGCGCTGCGTCCTGGTGGATTTCCACGCTGAATCCACCGCTGAAAAACGCGCCCTGGGCTGGTTCGCAGATGGCCACATCTCAGCTCTAATCGGCACCCACACCCACATCCAGACAGCCGACGAAGAAATCCTGCCCCAAGGCACGGCTTATATAACTGACGCCGGTATGACCGGGCCCCACGACAGCGTTATTGGCGTTCGCAAAGATATAATATTGAATAAATTCCACCATGGCCTGCCCTCACGCTATGAGACCTCAAACCTCGGATTGCAGGTGAACGCAGTCTATCTGGAGCTTAATCCAGCCACAGGCAAAGCATGGAAAATAGAAAGGTTGCGCCGCCAAGTGAAACTAACTGCCTCTGAAGGTGAATGA
- a CDS encoding GTPase yields the protein MKRRVIIMGAAGRDFHNFNVFFRDNQEYEVVAFTATQIPGIDDKKYPAELAGSLYPNGIEIHPEAELKQLILDRKVDLVVFAYSDQAHEEVMHKASLVNAVGADFMLMGAKSTMVKTTKPLITVCAVRTGCGKSQTTRTIIKALKAKGRKVVSIRHPMPYGDLVKQKVQRFAELKDLEIHNCTIEEMEEYEPHIMMNSVIYAGVDYEAIIREAEKEADVIVWDGGNNDIPFYCSDKQMNIVVVDPHRPGDEINYYPGETNIHLADVVVINKIDSADLDDINEVRANVRELNPKAKIVDGASPLTVDKPEIITGKNVLVVEDGPTLTHGEMGYGAGVVAAEKYGCADLVDPRDFAVGEIAETFEKYPGIGSLLPAMGYSEQQIKDLEKTINDTDCEGVVIATPIDLRRLIKIKHPACQVSYDLQEIGSPTLAELLQDF from the coding sequence ATGAAACGCAGAGTGATTATCATGGGAGCCGCGGGAAGGGATTTCCACAATTTCAACGTTTTTTTCCGCGACAACCAGGAATATGAGGTTGTGGCCTTTACCGCCACCCAGATCCCCGGGATCGACGACAAGAAGTATCCCGCTGAACTGGCTGGCAGCCTCTATCCCAATGGAATTGAAATTCACCCTGAAGCTGAACTGAAACAGCTTATCCTGGACCGCAAAGTCGACCTGGTGGTGTTTGCATACAGCGACCAGGCCCACGAGGAAGTGATGCACAAGGCCTCTTTGGTGAACGCAGTGGGAGCGGACTTCATGCTCATGGGCGCCAAATCGACCATGGTGAAGACCACAAAGCCCCTCATCACCGTTTGTGCCGTCCGCACCGGCTGTGGCAAATCCCAGACCACGCGCACGATCATCAAAGCCCTCAAAGCGAAAGGACGCAAAGTCGTTTCCATCCGCCACCCCATGCCCTATGGCGACCTCGTGAAGCAGAAAGTGCAGCGCTTTGCCGAGCTTAAGGACCTCGAGATCCACAATTGCACCATTGAAGAAATGGAAGAATACGAACCGCACATCATGATGAACAGCGTCATCTACGCCGGAGTGGACTATGAAGCGATCATCCGCGAAGCTGAAAAAGAGGCTGACGTGATCGTTTGGGACGGCGGCAACAATGACATCCCCTTCTACTGCTCCGACAAGCAGATGAATATCGTGGTTGTCGATCCTCACCGCCCTGGCGACGAGATCAACTACTACCCCGGCGAGACCAACATCCATCTGGCCGACGTCGTCGTGATCAACAAGATCGACAGCGCAGACCTCGACGACATCAACGAAGTGCGCGCCAACGTGCGTGAACTGAACCCAAAAGCCAAGATCGTTGACGGTGCTTCACCCCTCACGGTGGACAAACCCGAGATCATCACCGGCAAAAATGTGCTGGTTGTGGAAGACGGCCCCACCCTCACCCACGGAGAGATGGGCTACGGCGCTGGAGTCGTAGCGGCCGAAAAATACGGCTGTGCCGATCTCGTTGACCCCCGCGATTTCGCGGTTGGCGAGATCGCCGAAACCTTTGAAAAGTATCCCGGGATCGGCAGCCTGCTTCCCGCCATGGGCTACAGCGAACAGCAGATCAAAGACCTCGAAAAGACCATCAACGACACCGATTGCGAAGGAGTGGTGATCGCCACCCCGATCGATCTGCGCCGCCTGATCAAGATCAAGCATCCCGCCTGCCAGGTCAGCTACGACCTCCAGGAGATTGGGTCCCCCACCCTTGCTGAACTGCTGCAGGATTTCTAA
- the arcC gene encoding carbamate kinase — translation MTKTAVLALGGNAIIKAGEEGTIGQQFANTRDSLGGIVELIRQGYKLAITHGNGPQVGNLLRQQEAGEKEGIAPLPLGVLNAATEGSMGYMIEQSLQNKLHLSGIDKDVITIISQVVVDRDDPSMLNPTKYVGSTYYTAQQAEELKNTLGWTLKEDAGKGYRRVVPSPLPQRIVPAHTVKELVHRGEIVIAVGGGGIPVYVQDDGTYEGVDAVIDKDFASALLAVNIDADLFVILTGVDKVSVDYGKPSQRDLDVMSMEEASRYYQEGQFPAGSMGPKIKAAIDFLERGGKEVLITSIDRIVDAFAGKTGTRIVR, via the coding sequence ATGACCAAGACAGCAGTTCTTGCCCTGGGCGGAAACGCCATCATCAAAGCCGGGGAGGAAGGCACTATCGGCCAGCAGTTTGCCAACACCCGCGATTCGCTGGGCGGCATCGTGGAACTCATCCGCCAAGGCTATAAACTGGCCATTACCCATGGCAACGGACCCCAGGTGGGAAACCTGCTCCGCCAGCAGGAAGCGGGCGAAAAAGAGGGCATCGCGCCGCTGCCACTGGGCGTTCTAAACGCCGCCACAGAAGGCAGCATGGGCTACATGATCGAACAAAGCCTGCAAAACAAGCTGCACCTGAGCGGAATCGACAAAGACGTGATCACCATCATCTCGCAGGTGGTGGTGGACCGCGATGACCCCAGCATGCTCAATCCCACCAAATACGTGGGCAGCACCTACTATACAGCGCAGCAGGCCGAAGAACTGAAAAACACGCTCGGCTGGACCCTCAAGGAAGACGCCGGCAAGGGTTACCGCCGGGTGGTTCCTTCGCCGCTTCCACAAAGGATTGTTCCCGCCCACACTGTGAAGGAGCTTGTCCATCGCGGCGAAATCGTGATCGCCGTTGGTGGAGGCGGAATCCCGGTCTATGTCCAGGACGACGGCACCTATGAAGGCGTGGACGCCGTGATCGACAAGGATTTCGCCAGCGCCCTCCTCGCCGTTAATATCGATGCCGACCTTTTCGTGATCCTCACCGGTGTGGACAAGGTGTCTGTCGATTACGGCAAACCCAGCCAGCGCGACCTCGACGTGATGAGCATGGAGGAAGCCAGCCGCTATTATCAGGAAGGCCAGTTCCCCGCCGGCAGCATGGGTCCCAAGATCAAGGCTGCCATCGATTTCCTCGAGCGCGGGGGAAAGGAAGTGCTGATCACCTCCATCGACCGCATAGTGGATGCCTTCGCGGGGAAAACAGGCACCAGAATTGTGCGCTAA
- a CDS encoding bifunctional 5,10-methylenetetrahydrofolate dehydrogenase/5,10-methenyltetrahydrofolate cyclohydrolase: MNDMEKILSGKPLAKLIRSWVKELIAEHGLSPKMLLIQTGSDPASAYYVQNIVSSGAKLGCDVRLMNLPEDISQAYLQELIASANDDPDIHGIMLQKPLPHHLDEALAGESISPDKDIDCLNPVNQGRIVLNQDALPPCTPLAVLCTLRYYGIPVAGKHTVIIGRSAVVGKPLANMLLWKKSWANASVTVCHSRSENLGELTRSADILIAALGKAEFVKPDIIKNNSVLIDVGINAHNSADGKGSFVGDIDYNACFDKALAITPVPGGIGSVTTSLLWLNLLKAALAAKGTNKKIDDFLDFIFKD, translated from the coding sequence GTGAATGACATGGAAAAGATACTATCGGGAAAACCCCTCGCAAAGCTCATCCGCTCCTGGGTCAAAGAACTGATAGCGGAACACGGGCTCAGCCCCAAAATGCTGCTGATCCAGACAGGCAGCGACCCAGCCTCAGCCTACTATGTGCAAAATATAGTCTCCAGTGGAGCGAAGCTTGGTTGCGATGTGCGGTTGATGAACCTGCCTGAAGACATCAGCCAGGCTTATCTGCAAGAGCTCATCGCCAGTGCCAACGATGATCCTGACATCCACGGCATCATGCTGCAAAAGCCCCTTCCCCATCACCTGGATGAAGCCCTAGCCGGCGAAAGCATCTCCCCTGACAAAGATATCGACTGCCTGAACCCAGTAAACCAAGGCAGGATAGTCCTCAACCAGGATGCCCTGCCGCCCTGCACTCCGCTGGCTGTGCTTTGTACCCTCCGCTATTACGGGATACCCGTGGCTGGCAAACACACCGTGATCATCGGCCGCAGCGCTGTGGTAGGCAAGCCCTTGGCGAATATGCTGCTCTGGAAAAAATCCTGGGCCAACGCCAGCGTCACAGTCTGCCATTCCCGCAGTGAAAACCTTGGCGAACTCACCCGCAGCGCGGATATCCTCATCGCCGCCCTCGGCAAAGCAGAATTCGTAAAACCGGATATAATCAAAAATAATTCCGTTCTTATCGATGTGGGAATCAATGCCCACAATTCCGCTGACGGCAAAGGCTCCTTCGTGGGTGACATTGATTATAACGCCTGTTTTGACAAGGCGTTGGCCATCACTCCCGTACCCGGGGGGATTGGCTCCGTGACCACTTCCCTGCTTTGGCTGAACCTGCTTAAAGCAGCTCTCGCGGCAAAGGGAACAAATAAAAAGATTGACGATTTTCTCGACTTCATTTTTAAGGATTAG
- the rny gene encoding ribonuclease Y — MPNKWIMAAIGLVLGFLIALVIYLIKRNSAFRLVSGAKEIAAEIRESAQTDIETTKKAVILEAKDEWFKQKKVLEDEIKERQKELRFQEKKFNERLSSLDKRLESMDKKEANMVEQEKRLKHKEEDISRKNKEAENLIGEQRTKLSEIAGLSREEALNMMREELLLQARQVAANDAKLIIEQIKLDTSKKAAEILSTAIQRLAVDHVSESTVSVVSLPSDEMKGRIIGREGRNIRTFEKASGVDLIIDDTPEAVVLSCFDPVRREIARLALEKLISDGRIHPGRIEDIINKTEKEMDQNLVKLGEKAVLETNIHNISGNLIKVLGRLHYRTSYGQNVLKHSLEAAWICGILAAELGLDQEIARRAGLLHDIGKAVDQEFDGTHAIIGANLARKNGESKIIVNAIEAHHEEVEATSVYAALVQASDAISGARPGARREMLETYMQRLAKLEEIANSVQGVNKSYAIQAGRELRIIVEPSMVEDVQTSLLASEIAAQIEKEVQYPGQIKVTVIRETRQIAMAK, encoded by the coding sequence ATGCCAAATAAATGGATCATGGCAGCAATCGGATTGGTGTTGGGCTTCCTCATCGCCTTGGTTATCTACCTGATCAAACGCAACAGCGCTTTCCGCCTTGTTTCCGGCGCCAAGGAAATCGCCGCGGAGATCAGGGAATCCGCCCAAACCGACATTGAAACAACCAAAAAAGCCGTCATTCTGGAAGCAAAGGATGAGTGGTTCAAGCAGAAAAAAGTGCTTGAAGACGAGATCAAGGAACGCCAAAAAGAACTCCGCTTTCAGGAAAAGAAATTCAACGAACGCCTCAGCAGCCTGGATAAACGCCTCGAATCCATGGATAAGAAAGAAGCCAACATGGTCGAGCAGGAAAAACGCCTCAAACACAAGGAAGAAGATATCAGCCGTAAAAACAAGGAAGCCGAAAACCTGATCGGCGAACAGCGCACCAAACTCTCCGAGATCGCCGGGCTCAGCCGCGAGGAAGCGCTTAACATGATGCGCGAGGAACTGCTCCTCCAAGCCCGCCAAGTGGCGGCCAATGATGCCAAACTCATCATCGAGCAGATCAAGCTGGACACTTCCAAAAAAGCCGCGGAGATCCTCTCCACCGCCATCCAGCGCCTTGCCGTGGACCATGTTTCGGAATCCACCGTATCGGTGGTATCGCTGCCCTCGGACGAGATGAAAGGCCGCATCATCGGCCGGGAGGGACGCAACATCCGCACCTTTGAAAAAGCCTCCGGGGTGGACCTGATCATCGATGACACTCCTGAAGCAGTTGTCCTTTCCTGTTTTGACCCCGTGCGCCGCGAAATCGCCCGTCTGGCTTTGGAAAAACTCATCTCCGACGGCCGTATCCATCCCGGCCGCATCGAGGACATTATCAATAAAACCGAAAAGGAGATGGACCAGAACCTGGTTAAGCTGGGCGAAAAAGCTGTGCTGGAAACCAATATCCACAACATCTCCGGCAACCTAATCAAGGTGCTTGGCCGTCTGCATTACCGCACCTCCTACGGACAAAACGTGCTCAAGCACTCGCTGGAAGCAGCCTGGATCTGCGGTATCCTTGCCGCTGAACTTGGCCTCGACCAGGAGATTGCCCGTCGCGCCGGACTACTGCACGACATCGGTAAAGCCGTGGACCAAGAGTTTGACGGCACCCACGCCATCATCGGTGCAAATCTGGCTCGCAAGAACGGTGAAAGCAAGATCATAGTAAACGCCATCGAAGCCCACCACGAAGAAGTGGAAGCTACCTCCGTCTATGCCGCTCTGGTGCAGGCTTCGGATGCCATCTCCGGTGCCCGTCCCGGCGCCCGCCGCGAAATGCTGGAAACCTACATGCAGCGCCTCGCTAAGCTGGAGGAGATCGCCAACTCCGTGCAGGGCGTGAACAAATCCTACGCCATCCAAGCCGGACGCGAACTGCGCATCATCGTGGAACCCAGCATGGTGGAGGATGTACAAACTTCACTGCTGGCATCCGAGATCGCCGCCCAGATCGAAAAGGAAGTGCAATATCCCGGCCAGATCAAGGTGACGGTGATCCGCGAAACCCGCCAAATCGCCATGGCCAAATGA